A section of the Flavobacterium sp. CG_23.5 genome encodes:
- a CDS encoding mechanosensitive ion channel family protein encodes MKEILNYTLLQFGDFNFKLSTIFKFALFIVIIFVLLYVIKKTIYKAVHIDVAKKYSIYSLIKYFVIIFSFIISLQIFGFNLSVLIAGSAALLVGLGLGLQNLFSDFISGIIILIDSSVKVNDIIEVNGIVCQVQEIDIRTTTVLTRDDKYIILPNSDLTRNQLINWTHSKISSRFEITVGVDYSSDVKLVMNILKEAADKQNGVLTTPSPFVRFTDFGDSSLNFSVIFWSEEVFRVENIKSEIRIRIFELFNSNDITIPFPQRVVQINKE; translated from the coding sequence ATGAAAGAAATATTGAACTACACCCTCCTGCAATTTGGAGATTTTAATTTCAAATTATCTACAATCTTTAAATTTGCTCTATTTATTGTAATTATTTTCGTTTTGCTGTATGTAATTAAAAAAACAATTTACAAAGCAGTCCATATTGACGTTGCCAAAAAATATTCTATTTACAGTTTAATTAAGTATTTTGTAATCATATTTTCTTTTATCATCAGCTTACAAATATTTGGTTTTAATCTATCAGTTTTAATTGCCGGCTCAGCAGCACTGCTTGTAGGCCTTGGTTTGGGATTACAAAATCTATTTAGCGACTTCATTTCGGGAATTATTATACTAATTGATTCTTCTGTAAAAGTTAATGATATCATTGAAGTAAACGGAATAGTTTGTCAAGTACAAGAAATTGATATCAGAACTACCACTGTTTTAACTAGAGACGACAAATATATTATTCTGCCTAATTCTGACTTAACGAGAAACCAATTGATAAATTGGACACATAGTAAGATTTCCTCTCGCTTCGAAATTACAGTTGGCGTGGACTATTCTTCTGATGTGAAACTAGTCATGAATATTTTGAAAGAAGCAGCTGACAAACAAAATGGTGTCCTTACAACCCCTAGCCCATTCGTACGTTTTACTGACTTTGGAGATTCCTCATTAAATTTTTCCGTAATTTTTTGGTCGGAAGAAGTTTTCAGGGTGGAAAACATTAAAAGTGAAATAAGAATTAGAATATTTGAATTGTTTAATTCGAATGATATTACAATCCCTTTCCCTCAAAGAGTTGTTCAAATAAATAAAGAATAA
- a CDS encoding APC family permease, whose amino-acid sequence MKKNLHTKLNQLQATAICGNDISSSCLYVSALTIMYAGQYAWISLLIVAVVLFLFRKIYGEVVGAIPLNGGAYNVLLNTSTKRMASVAATLTVLSYMATAVISASEGMHYLHGIFSGIDVTIATIIVLMAFTGLAILGIGESAFVAVIIFIIHLITLSTLVLASIWFLTNHGLQTFSINWAVPISSGSIITALFLGFSAAMLGISGFESSANFVEEQEHGVFPKTLRNMWAIVSFFNPVLALLLICIIPLAEVGDHRESLLAYLGQTTGGYWLAYLISIDAVLVLCGAVLTSFVGVSGLLNRMTLDRILPNYFLKQNKRGSNYRIIISFLVMCVSVLFVTKGDLVSLAGVYTFSFLAVMGLFGIGNLLLKFKRKKLPRPERAGGISVVIAVSFIAVAFIGNLYMNINSFYTFIKYLLPALLFISIMLNRTILIQLLIDSLEYFSKPFRKLVIFSNRYLVKLHLKINSQEFVFFTKGDDVAILNKVMQYVEFNETTKKLKIVNIKKEGESNELLIKDIEVLDRAYPDIDIEFIEIKGAFGPEIIDELSKKWGIPKNFMFIGSPGDRFSYRISELGGVRLIM is encoded by the coding sequence ATGAAAAAAAATCTACACACGAAATTAAATCAATTACAAGCAACGGCAATTTGCGGAAATGATATTAGTTCATCTTGCCTATATGTCTCGGCACTTACTATCATGTATGCCGGTCAATATGCATGGATTTCATTATTAATAGTTGCAGTTGTACTTTTTTTGTTCAGAAAAATTTACGGAGAAGTAGTAGGTGCAATTCCTTTGAACGGCGGTGCTTATAATGTTTTATTAAATACTTCAACGAAAAGAATGGCTTCTGTTGCGGCAACGCTAACGGTCTTATCTTATATGGCAACTGCAGTAATTTCAGCGTCAGAGGGAATGCATTACTTGCATGGCATTTTTAGTGGCATTGATGTCACTATTGCAACAATTATTGTTTTAATGGCTTTTACGGGTTTGGCTATTTTAGGTATTGGCGAATCTGCTTTTGTTGCAGTAATTATTTTTATCATCCATTTAATTACATTAAGCACTCTAGTTTTAGCTTCAATATGGTTCCTTACAAATCACGGACTTCAGACTTTTAGCATAAATTGGGCAGTTCCAATTTCTTCTGGAAGCATAATAACCGCTTTATTTTTAGGGTTTTCAGCTGCAATGCTCGGAATTTCAGGATTTGAAAGTTCAGCTAATTTTGTAGAGGAACAAGAACATGGCGTTTTTCCAAAAACTTTACGAAACATGTGGGCTATTGTAAGTTTTTTTAATCCGGTACTAGCATTGCTACTTATATGTATTATTCCACTTGCAGAAGTTGGGGATCACCGTGAATCCCTACTTGCTTATTTGGGTCAAACTACAGGAGGTTATTGGTTAGCTTATCTAATCTCTATTGATGCAGTTTTAGTTCTATGCGGCGCTGTTTTGACTTCATTTGTTGGAGTTTCAGGTTTGCTTAATCGAATGACTTTGGACCGGATTTTACCTAACTACTTTTTGAAACAAAACAAACGTGGTTCAAATTATAGAATAATCATTAGCTTTCTGGTAATGTGCGTTTCAGTATTGTTTGTTACCAAAGGCGATCTCGTATCATTGGCAGGTGTTTATACTTTTTCTTTCCTGGCAGTAATGGGATTATTTGGAATCGGAAATTTATTATTGAAATTTAAACGTAAAAAATTACCACGTCCTGAAAGGGCAGGTGGGATTTCTGTAGTCATAGCCGTCTCGTTTATAGCAGTTGCTTTCATAGGTAATTTATACATGAATATTAATTCATTCTATACATTTATAAAATATCTATTACCTGCGCTATTGTTTATTAGCATTATGTTGAATCGAACAATTTTAATCCAATTATTAATTGACTCATTGGAATATTTCTCTAAACCATTTAGGAAATTAGTTATATTTAGCAATCGTTACTTAGTAAAATTACATTTAAAAATAAATTCACAGGAATTCGTATTCTTTACCAAGGGAGATGATGTTGCCATTCTAAATAAAGTAATGCAATATGTTGAATTCAACGAAACAACGAAGAAATTAAAAATTGTAAATATCAAAAAAGAGGGTGAATCAAATGAATTGCTTATAAAGGATATAGAAGTACTTGATCGTGCATATCCTGATATCGACATTGAATTCATTGAGATTAAAGGTGCTTTTGGTCCTGAAATCATAGATGAATTATCAAAAAAATGGGGCATTCCTAAAAACTTCATGTTTATAGGCTCTCCAGGAGATCGTTTTTCTTACAGGATTTCAGAATTAGGCGGAGTACGGCTAATTATGTAA
- a CDS encoding acyl-CoA dehydrogenase family protein: protein MADTIEKNVTRGGQFLVKETKCEDIFTPEDFNEEQLMMRDSVKEFVDKELWPNKDRFEKKDYAFTEESMKKAGDLGFLSVAVPESYGGMGMGFVNTVLVCDYISGATGSFSTAFGAHTGIGTMPITLYGTEEQKQKYVPKLASGEWFGAYCLTEPGAGSDANSGKTKAVLSEDGKYYSITGQKMWISNAGFCSVFIVFARIGDDKNITGFILENTADNGISMGEEEHKLGIRASSTRQVFFNETKVPVENMLSERGNGFKIAMNALNVGRIKLAAACLDAQRRVISSSVKYANERIQFNTAISQFGAIRSKLAEMATSCYAGESATYRAAKDIEDRIASRETEGSTHQEAELKGVEEFAIECSVLKVAVSEDVQNCADEGIQIFGGMGFSEDTPMESAWRDARIARIYEGTNEINRMLSVGMLIKKAMKGHVDLLGPAMKVTEELMGIPSFETPDYSELFAEEKEMIAKLKKAFLMVAGGAVQKYGPDLDAHQQLLMAASDILIEIYMAESTILRTEKLAKKEGEAKVQEQIAMAKLYLYQAVDIVTQKGKESIISFAEGDEQRMMLMGLRRFTKYTNMPNIVGLRETITTKLVTENQYCF from the coding sequence ATGGCAGATACAATTGAAAAAAACGTAACCCGTGGCGGTCAGTTTTTGGTTAAAGAAACAAAGTGCGAAGACATCTTCACTCCAGAAGATTTCAATGAAGAGCAATTAATGATGCGTGACTCAGTAAAAGAGTTTGTTGACAAAGAATTATGGCCAAATAAAGACCGTTTTGAAAAGAAAGATTATGCTTTCACAGAAGAGTCCATGAAAAAAGCCGGTGACTTAGGATTTCTAAGCGTTGCTGTTCCGGAATCTTATGGAGGAATGGGAATGGGCTTTGTAAATACTGTTTTGGTTTGTGATTATATTTCTGGAGCAACGGGTTCATTCTCGACTGCTTTTGGAGCACATACTGGAATTGGAACAATGCCAATTACTTTGTACGGAACTGAGGAACAAAAACAAAAATATGTACCAAAATTAGCTTCTGGCGAATGGTTTGGTGCGTACTGTTTGACTGAACCAGGAGCGGGATCTGATGCCAACTCTGGAAAAACAAAAGCAGTTTTATCTGAAGATGGTAAATATTACTCAATCACAGGACAAAAAATGTGGATTTCGAATGCAGGATTTTGTTCTGTATTTATCGTTTTTGCAAGAATTGGTGATGATAAAAATATTACTGGTTTTATACTTGAAAACACAGCCGATAATGGAATCTCAATGGGTGAAGAAGAACACAAATTAGGTATTCGTGCTTCCTCTACTCGTCAGGTTTTCTTTAATGAAACTAAAGTTCCTGTTGAAAACATGCTTTCTGAAAGAGGAAATGGTTTCAAAATAGCGATGAATGCATTGAACGTGGGTCGTATCAAATTGGCAGCTGCTTGTTTGGACGCACAAAGAAGAGTAATTTCAAGTTCAGTTAAATATGCTAATGAAAGAATTCAGTTTAACACGGCAATTTCACAGTTTGGAGCCATTCGTTCTAAATTAGCAGAGATGGCGACAAGCTGTTATGCTGGAGAAAGCGCGACTTATAGAGCTGCCAAAGATATTGAAGATCGCATTGCATCACGTGAAACTGAAGGATCTACACATCAGGAAGCTGAATTAAAAGGTGTTGAAGAATTTGCTATTGAATGTTCCGTATTGAAAGTGGCGGTTTCTGAAGATGTTCAAAATTGTGCCGACGAAGGAATTCAAATTTTTGGTGGAATGGGATTCTCTGAAGATACGCCGATGGAAAGTGCTTGGAGAGATGCACGTATTGCTCGTATTTATGAAGGAACAAACGAAATCAACAGAATGCTTTCTGTAGGAATGTTGATTAAAAAAGCCATGAAAGGACACGTTGATTTATTAGGTCCTGCAATGAAAGTAACCGAAGAATTAATGGGAATTCCTTCTTTCGAAACACCAGATTATTCTGAATTGTTTGCTGAAGAGAAAGAAATGATTGCTAAATTGAAAAAAGCATTCCTAATGGTTGCCGGAGGTGCGGTTCAAAAATACGGACCAGACTTAGACGCACACCAACAGTTATTGATGGCAGCTTCTGATATCTTGATTGAAATCTACATGGCAGAATCAACGATTTTAAGAACTGAAAAATTAGCTAAAAAAGAAGGCGAAGCTAAAGTACAAGAGCAAATCGCAATGGCAAAATTATACCTTTACCAAGCTGTTGATATTGTAACTCAAAAAGGAAAAGAAAGCATAATCTCTTTTGCCGAAGGCGACGAACAACGTATGATGCTAATGGGCTTAAGACGTTTTACAAAATACACCAATATGCCAAATATTGTTGGGTTAAGAGAAACAATTACAACCAAATTAGTAACAGAAAACCAATACTGTTTCTAA
- a CDS encoding acetyl-CoA C-acyltransferase, with product MKTAYIVKAYRTAVGKAPKGVFRFKRPDELAAETIQFMMNELPDFDKKRIDDVMVGNAMPEAEQGLNVGRLISLMGLKIEDVPGVTVNRYCASGLETIGMATAKIQSGMADCIIAGGAESMSFIPMGGYKPTPDYAVAKAGNEDYYWGMGLTAEAVAQQFNVSRADQDEFAYQSHMKALKAQAEGKFDKQIVPITVEQTFINENGKKETKSYIVNKDEGPRAGTSVEALAGLRPVFEANGSVTAGNSSQMSDGAAFVLIMSEEMVKELNLTPIARLVNFASAGVEPRIMGIGPVKAIPKALKQAGLTLNDIDLIELNEAFASQALAVTRELNLNPEIINVNGGAIALGHPLGCTGAKLSVQLFDEMKRRGSKYGIVSMCVGTGQGSAGIYELL from the coding sequence ATGAAAACAGCATATATAGTAAAAGCATACAGAACAGCCGTGGGGAAAGCTCCAAAAGGCGTTTTTAGATTCAAACGTCCTGACGAATTGGCAGCAGAAACTATTCAATTTATGATGAATGAGTTGCCTGATTTCGACAAAAAACGTATTGATGACGTGATGGTAGGAAATGCGATGCCGGAAGCAGAACAAGGTTTAAACGTAGGTAGATTGATTTCTTTGATGGGATTGAAAATCGAAGATGTTCCCGGTGTCACCGTAAACCGGTATTGCGCTTCAGGATTAGAAACAATTGGTATGGCTACAGCCAAAATCCAATCGGGAATGGCGGATTGTATCATTGCCGGCGGTGCCGAAAGCATGAGTTTTATTCCAATGGGAGGCTATAAACCTACTCCGGATTATGCTGTAGCAAAAGCTGGAAACGAAGATTACTATTGGGGAATGGGACTTACTGCTGAAGCGGTAGCCCAACAATTCAATGTATCTCGTGCGGACCAAGATGAGTTTGCGTACCAATCACATATGAAAGCCCTGAAAGCGCAAGCCGAAGGTAAATTTGACAAACAAATTGTTCCTATTACTGTGGAACAAACGTTTATCAACGAGAACGGTAAAAAAGAAACTAAATCGTATATCGTAAATAAAGATGAAGGTCCTAGAGCAGGAACTTCTGTGGAAGCTTTGGCAGGTTTAAGACCCGTTTTTGAAGCAAACGGAAGTGTAACTGCAGGAAACTCTTCTCAAATGAGTGATGGAGCAGCATTTGTTTTAATCATGAGCGAAGAAATGGTAAAAGAATTGAACCTTACTCCTATCGCCCGTTTGGTAAACTTTGCATCAGCAGGAGTTGAACCAAGAATCATGGGAATTGGACCGGTAAAAGCGATTCCAAAAGCATTGAAACAAGCCGGATTAACTTTGAATGATATTGATTTAATAGAGTTAAACGAAGCTTTTGCATCACAAGCATTAGCTGTAACGAGAGAATTGAACCTAAATCCTGAAATCATTAATGTTAATGGTGGTGCGATTGCGTTAGGTCACCCTCTGGGTTGCACTGGAGCTAAACTGTCGGTTCAATTATTTGACGAAATGAAACGCAGAGGAAGTAAATACGGAATCGTTTCCATGTGTGTAGGAACAGGACAAGGTTCAGCAGGGATTTACGAATTGTTGTAA
- a CDS encoding four helix bundle protein: protein MHQFEKLKIWQKAMDIAENVYRVCKDLPIDEKFNLTHQIKKCAVSIPSNIAEGSGRNSNNEFVYFLGVANGSTYELITQLMISKRLELISEEQITPIVNELVEVSNMSFALQKSLKSKNL from the coding sequence ATGCATCAGTTTGAAAAATTAAAAATTTGGCAAAAAGCAATGGATATTGCTGAAAACGTATACCGTGTTTGCAAAGATTTGCCAATTGATGAAAAATTTAATTTAACACATCAAATTAAAAAATGCGCAGTTTCTATTCCTTCTAATATCGCAGAAGGTTCAGGAAGAAATTCAAATAATGAATTTGTATATTTTCTTGGTGTTGCTAATGGTTCAACTTATGAATTGATAACTCAATTAATGATTTCAAAAAGACTTGAATTAATTTCAGAAGAACAAATAACACCAATTGTAAATGAATTGGTAGAAGTAAGCAATATGAGTTTCGCTCTTCAAAAATCTCTAAAAAGTAAAAATTTATAA